A genomic region of Eucalyptus grandis isolate ANBG69807.140 chromosome 5, ASM1654582v1, whole genome shotgun sequence contains the following coding sequences:
- the LOC104444348 gene encoding LOW QUALITY PROTEIN: GTP-binding protein At2g22870 (The sequence of the model RefSeq protein was modified relative to this genomic sequence to represent the inferred CDS: inserted 1 base in 1 codon), which yields MVVMQSLLPRLLHLPILIKPTTTLFFLNPFNSKPAFNPSSRPFTTLLRSTLAAAPPPSLEXPDDADLLAAAAAPQIPADRLFVPPETELPAGDGAAAALSARVLKGSNIVLSKYARDAQVAQAEFVKSSVRTEDCPSDGLPEFALVGRSNVGKSSLLNSLVRRKRLALISKKPGKTQCINHFRINDSWYLVDLPGYGYAAAPQELRTDWTKFTKDYFLNRSTLVGVFLLIDASIPAKKIDLEYASWLGQNQVPMTLVFTKCDKRKKKKNGGKRPEENVQDFQELIRGFFETAPPWIMTSSVSSMGRDEVLLHMAQLRNYWLKH from the exons ATGGTGGTGATGCAGTCCCTTCTTCCCCGGCTCCTTCACCTCCCCATCCTCATCAAACCCACCACcactctcttcttcctcaacccCTTCAACTCCAAACCCGCCTTCAACCCTTCGTCGCGACCCTTCACCACCCTCCTCAGGTCCACCCTCGCGGCGGCCCCTCCTCCATCTCTCG GACCCGACGATGCCgacctcctcgccgccgccgccgccccccagATACCCGCCGACCGCCTCTTCGTCCCGCCGGAGACCGAGTTGCCCGCCGGGGATGGCGCCGCCGCCGCACTGAGCGCCCGGGTCCTGAAGGGCTCGAACATCGTGCTGAGCAAGTACGCGAGGGACGCGCAGGTGGCGCAGGCCGAGTTCGTCAAGAGCAGCGTGAGGACGGAGGACTGCCCGTCCGACGGGCTGCCCGAGTTCGCGCTCGTCGGGAGGTCCAATGTTGGGAAGTCGTCGCTGCTCAACTCGCTCGTCCGGAGGAAGCGGCTGGCGCTCATTTCGAAGAAGCCCG GAAAGACTCAGTGCATTAACCATTTCCGGATCAATGATAGCTGGTATTTGGTGGATTTGCCTGGATATGG TTATGCTGCTGCACCTCAAGAACTGAGGACAGATTGGACCAAATTTACCAAAGACTATTTCCTAAATCGCTCCACACTAGTTGGAGTTTTCCTTCTCATAGATGCCAGCATTCCTGCAAAGAAAATTGACCTTGAATATGCAAGCTGGTTGGGTCAAAATCAG GTACCTATGACGTTAGTCTTCACCAAGTGCgataagaggaaaaagaaaaagaatggaggTAAGAGACCTGAAGAAAATGTTCAGGATTTCCAGGAGTTGATACGAGGTTTCTTTGAAACCGCTCCTCCATGGATTATGACCAGCAGTGTATCAAGTATGGGTCGAGATGAGGTATTGCTGCACATGGCACAGCTGCGGAACTATTGGCTTAAGCACTAG